A portion of the Stigmatella aurantiaca DW4/3-1 genome contains these proteins:
- a CDS encoding DEAD/DEAH box helicase family protein: MKTELHFDCGTLVAPALPEDGPLRSLFQKDGRTGVFRAAAWRYREVVLRLRELATPYQDQARRFEPLEVALTAPIEPFPHQREALEAWTQAGGRGLVELPTGAGKTLLAVMAIAQVKRPTLVVVPTLDLMAQWQAVLSRHLGLPVGLLGGGVNDRQPLTVTTYDSAMAQTEFHGNRFGLLICDECHHLPAPSYRFIAEGSLAPYRLGLSATLERADGGERVCEELLGPRVYRADIRELQGRYLAPYEVRRIEVPLTAEEKARYDEARARYLGFVRKNGIALGSPEGWARFLAQSQRSDEGRAAYRGYREQRRIALTSSAKMEVLWRLLLEHREDRVLVFTDDNETVYTLARRLLLPVITHHTPIPERKALLAAFASGELPVLLTSRVLNEGVDVPEARVGVVLSGSGSVREHVQRLGRILRQRPGKRALLYEVCSAQTAESGISERRRQHRAYQEGEPC; the protein is encoded by the coding sequence ATGAAGACCGAACTCCACTTCGACTGCGGCACCTTGGTTGCGCCGGCGCTGCCGGAAGATGGGCCCCTGCGCTCGCTCTTCCAGAAGGATGGGCGCACGGGCGTCTTCCGGGCGGCGGCCTGGCGCTACCGGGAGGTGGTGCTGCGGCTGCGCGAGCTGGCGACGCCTTATCAGGACCAGGCGCGGCGCTTCGAGCCCCTGGAGGTGGCGCTCACGGCCCCCATCGAGCCCTTCCCCCACCAGCGCGAGGCCCTGGAGGCCTGGACCCAGGCCGGAGGCCGGGGGCTGGTGGAGCTGCCCACGGGGGCGGGGAAGACCTTGCTGGCGGTGATGGCCATCGCCCAGGTGAAGCGGCCCACGCTGGTGGTGGTGCCCACGCTGGACCTGATGGCGCAGTGGCAGGCGGTGCTGAGCCGGCACCTGGGACTTCCGGTGGGGCTCCTGGGAGGCGGGGTCAACGACCGGCAACCGTTGACGGTGACGACGTACGACTCGGCGATGGCGCAGACGGAGTTCCACGGCAACCGGTTCGGCCTGCTCATCTGCGACGAGTGCCACCACCTGCCCGCGCCCAGCTACCGCTTCATCGCGGAGGGCTCGCTGGCGCCCTACCGGCTGGGCCTGTCGGCGACGCTGGAGCGCGCGGACGGAGGCGAGCGCGTGTGCGAGGAGCTGCTGGGCCCCCGGGTGTACCGGGCGGACATCCGCGAACTCCAGGGGCGCTACCTGGCGCCCTACGAAGTCCGCCGCATCGAGGTGCCGCTGACAGCGGAGGAGAAGGCGCGGTACGACGAGGCCCGGGCCCGCTACCTGGGCTTCGTGCGCAAGAACGGCATCGCGCTGGGCTCTCCGGAGGGCTGGGCGCGCTTCCTCGCGCAGAGCCAGCGCAGCGACGAGGGGCGCGCGGCGTACCGGGGCTACCGGGAGCAGCGGCGCATCGCGTTGACCTCGAGCGCCAAGATGGAGGTGCTGTGGCGGCTGCTGCTGGAGCACCGCGAGGACCGTGTGCTCGTCTTCACCGACGACAACGAGACGGTGTACACGCTGGCGCGAAGGCTGCTGCTGCCCGTCATCACGCACCACACGCCGATTCCCGAGCGCAAGGCGCTCCTGGCGGCGTTCGCGAGCGGGGAACTGCCGGTGCTGCTCACCTCGCGCGTGCTCAACGAGGGGGTGGACGTGCCCGAGGCGCGCGTGGGGGTGGTGCTCAGCGGCAGCGGCAGCGTGCGCGAGCACGTGCAGCGGCTGGGACGCATCCTGCGCCAGCGCCCGGGAAAGCGCGCCCTGCTCTACGAGGTGTGCTCGGCACAGACGGCGGAGAGCGGCATCAGCGAGCGTCGGCGGCAACACCGCGCCTACCAGGAAGGTGAGCCGTGCTGA
- a CDS encoding DUF790 family protein translates to MLTRDLLLFRVREGKLRPSFIKREDPELLALATELVAEVERARGQTRDELEETLALRAGAFARPKIARGLVKLLLDRALFDEATEGAAQARWEHFQTAARVLRTLPPEAPVGLYEARLAEALPAPLEEVREALYVDLPGHRRLLDWETLTPPELLDRYNLALAQGPLMGARRLTLRARAPGLLRVRKVLRWLKFCRLVAEVRREGDDWALEVEGPGAVLSLQKKYGLQLASFLSVVPVLERWELAAEVDAHARRRVMLVLDQRDPLVSPHPSALGHIPPEVATLAQGFEDAEWALDLTPLPRHMGASGLCVPDLTFRHQQTGREVALELFHAWHAGPLARRLAELRSRPDPLLLLGVDRALTRTGEREELEAHPQVVLFNGFPSARKLRERLSKLGEPPPSAAP, encoded by the coding sequence GTGCTGACGCGAGACCTGCTGCTCTTCCGCGTCCGGGAAGGCAAGCTGCGCCCCTCCTTCATCAAACGCGAGGACCCGGAGCTGCTGGCCCTGGCCACGGAGTTGGTGGCCGAGGTGGAGCGCGCCAGGGGCCAGACGCGGGATGAGCTGGAGGAAACCCTCGCCCTGCGCGCGGGCGCCTTCGCGCGGCCCAAGATCGCGCGCGGCTTGGTGAAGTTGCTGCTGGACCGGGCCCTGTTCGACGAGGCCACCGAAGGCGCCGCGCAAGCACGCTGGGAACACTTCCAGACGGCGGCCCGGGTGCTGCGGACGTTGCCCCCCGAGGCCCCGGTGGGGCTGTACGAGGCCCGGCTCGCGGAGGCCTTGCCAGCCCCCCTGGAAGAAGTCCGCGAGGCGCTCTACGTGGACCTGCCCGGCCACCGGCGGCTGCTCGACTGGGAGACGCTCACGCCGCCCGAGCTGCTGGACCGCTACAACCTGGCCCTGGCCCAGGGCCCGCTGATGGGCGCGCGGCGGCTCACGTTGCGCGCGCGGGCCCCCGGGCTGCTGCGGGTGCGCAAGGTGCTTCGGTGGCTGAAGTTCTGCCGGCTGGTGGCGGAGGTGCGGCGGGAGGGCGACGACTGGGCGCTGGAGGTGGAGGGGCCCGGGGCGGTGCTGTCCCTTCAGAAGAAATACGGCCTGCAACTCGCCAGCTTCTTGTCGGTGGTGCCGGTGCTGGAGCGCTGGGAACTGGCCGCCGAGGTGGACGCCCACGCGCGCCGCCGGGTGATGCTCGTGCTGGACCAGAGGGATCCGCTGGTCTCTCCCCACCCCTCCGCGCTGGGCCACATCCCTCCCGAGGTGGCCACGCTCGCGCAGGGCTTCGAGGACGCGGAGTGGGCGTTGGATCTCACCCCTTTGCCGCGCCACATGGGCGCCTCCGGCCTGTGCGTGCCCGACCTCACCTTCCGCCATCAGCAGACGGGGCGGGAGGTGGCGCTGGAGCTCTTCCACGCGTGGCACGCGGGCCCCTTGGCCCGGCGGCTCGCGGAGCTGCGCTCGAGACCGGATCCCCTGCTGCTGCTCGGGGTGGACCGGGCGTTGACGCGAACCGGGGAACGGGAAGAGCTGGAAGCCCACCCGCAGGTCGTCCTTTTCAACGGCTTTCCCTCCGCACGCAAGCTGCGCGAGCGGCTGTCCAAGCTCGGCGAGCCGCCTCCCTCCGCGGCCCCCTGA
- a CDS encoding helix-turn-helix transcriptional regulator, whose protein sequence is MEKTLAARLGAAARLARQRLNLTQADVAERIGIASEVYGRLERGHMLPSIQTFRRLCVVLSISADEALGLKPSQDVKWAAEPPSDAGEPAELRRLMRRARQLDRSAIRLLSVLASNFRPRGG, encoded by the coding sequence ATGGAAAAGACCCTCGCAGCCAGGCTCGGCGCGGCTGCTCGCCTCGCTCGACAGCGCCTCAATCTCACGCAGGCCGACGTCGCTGAGCGCATTGGTATTGCGAGCGAAGTCTACGGCCGTTTGGAGCGCGGCCACATGCTGCCAAGCATCCAAACCTTCCGCCGGTTGTGCGTGGTGCTCTCCATCTCCGCGGACGAAGCGCTGGGCCTCAAGCCCTCGCAGGACGTGAAGTGGGCCGCCGAGCCACCTTCCGACGCCGGCGAGCCCGCGGAGCTGCGCAGGCTCATGCGCCGCGCCCGCCAGCTGGACCGCAGCGCCATCCGCCTGCTCAGCGTCCTGGCGTCGAACTTCCGTCCTCGCGGCGGCTGA
- a CDS encoding response regulator: MVRVKMPCFLFVDQNPLWLSALGRATRDLPGSKLLARSAEEALNLLRLHAPEVVVSGYCLPEVDGLSLLEQMMDLDPRVACVLHTAQPPELLRSARGIALVEKASPPGTLQSVLRALYIALTGQLPASPGEKTGGA; this comes from the coding sequence ATGGTTCGCGTGAAAATGCCCTGCTTCCTCTTCGTGGATCAGAACCCGCTCTGGCTGTCGGCGCTGGGACGCGCGACGCGCGATCTTCCAGGCTCCAAGCTCCTCGCCCGCAGTGCGGAAGAAGCGCTCAACCTGCTACGTCTCCATGCGCCCGAAGTCGTCGTCAGCGGCTACTGCCTGCCGGAAGTGGACGGGCTGAGCCTGCTGGAACAGATGATGGACCTGGATCCCCGGGTGGCGTGCGTGCTGCACACGGCACAGCCTCCCGAGCTGCTGCGCAGCGCACGGGGCATCGCGCTGGTGGAGAAGGCCTCCCCTCCTGGGACGCTCCAGTCCGTCCTGCGAGCGCTCTACATCGCGCTCACTGGACAGCTTCCGGCATCCCCTGGAGAAAAAACCGGCGGCGCTTGA
- a CDS encoding thioesterase II family protein, whose amino-acid sequence MSNKAVQGVGNAANPGVKTWFPYGKTRADARLRLLCFPFAGGTASAMQRWAEQIPGVEVLAAQYPGRETRFGEPLFRDVRTMAAALGPVVRSLADRPFAFFGYSMGTLVAVEVTRWLLREGAPLPLGLLVAAGAPPGRRKARPLYALPEKEFIEALEQYGGTPAQVLAHKDLMEMLAPMLRADFEIVDTYKVIDESPLPVPLSAFAGERDPHAMPDVVAGWKDLTSTDFSFQVFPGEHFFMHTAADDLREALERSLLRWSPLTA is encoded by the coding sequence ATGAGCAACAAAGCCGTTCAGGGAGTTGGAAACGCCGCCAACCCCGGTGTGAAGACCTGGTTTCCCTATGGGAAGACGCGGGCGGACGCGCGTCTGCGTCTGTTGTGCTTCCCCTTTGCGGGAGGGACTGCTTCGGCCATGCAGCGCTGGGCGGAGCAAATCCCCGGTGTGGAAGTGCTGGCCGCCCAGTACCCTGGGCGGGAGACGCGCTTCGGTGAGCCGCTCTTCCGGGATGTTCGGACCATGGCCGCGGCCTTGGGGCCCGTGGTGCGCTCCCTGGCGGATCGCCCGTTTGCTTTCTTCGGGTACAGCATGGGCACGCTCGTCGCCGTGGAGGTGACGCGCTGGTTGCTGCGCGAGGGTGCTCCGCTGCCCTTGGGACTGCTGGTGGCCGCGGGCGCCCCTCCGGGACGCAGGAAGGCCCGTCCGCTGTACGCGCTTCCGGAGAAGGAGTTCATCGAGGCACTGGAGCAGTACGGCGGCACGCCGGCTCAGGTGCTCGCCCACAAGGATCTCATGGAGATGCTGGCGCCCATGCTGCGCGCCGACTTCGAGATCGTGGATACCTATAAGGTCATCGATGAGTCTCCGCTCCCCGTTCCATTGAGCGCCTTCGCTGGGGAGAGGGACCCTCACGCCATGCCCGATGTGGTGGCGGGGTGGAAGGATCTCACTTCCACGGATTTCTCGTTCCAGGTCTTCCCCGGGGAGCACTTCTTCATGCACACGGCGGCGGACGACTTGCGCGAGGCGCTCGAGCGTTCGTTGCTCCGCTGGTCCCCCCTGACGGCTTGA
- the ilvB gene encoding biosynthetic-type acetolactate synthase large subunit — MTRPGASPKTEQLTPGSGLSPSGSTPERVPGTAKCTGAEIVWDVLASEGVDVVFGYPGGAIMPIYDAMHQRSIRHVLVRHEQGAAHMADGYARASGKVGVCLATSGPGATNLVTGIATAMLDSSPIVCITGQVSSSLLGSDAFQEVDITGVTLPITKHNYLVTRAEDIAPTLREAFFIARSGRPGPVLVDITKDAQQATTDAALPPRPVLRSGYRPDLSPSEASLERAAELIAAAERPLIFCGHGIVKAEASALLMELVEKTGIPVASTLLGLGAFPALHPLSLGMMGMHGEAWVNNSIQESDLIIALGMRFDDRVTGNLKTFARKAKKIHAEIDPSEVNKNVTVDVALTGDLHKTLTGLLPRIQRRTCTRWVEHINSLKGTASVRDIQYMPHNGRLHAAHVIHDLWWLTQGKATMVTDVGQHQMWEAQYYRHERPRQLITSGGLGTMGFALPAAIGARFAKPEEEIWLVVGDGGFQMTASELSTCAQEGIKLNVAIINNGYLGLVRQLQQLFYDNRYSATPLHNPDFVKLAEAHGLMGLRVSRREEIPDAVAQARSSPGTTVIDFRVEQEDVVYPMVPAGADLDDMIRRPEPGNEAQGTRQWTSGAV; from the coding sequence ATGACGAGACCTGGTGCAAGTCCCAAGACAGAGCAGCTCACCCCGGGAAGCGGCCTTTCCCCGAGCGGTTCCACACCCGAGCGCGTGCCGGGCACGGCGAAGTGCACGGGGGCGGAGATCGTCTGGGATGTCCTCGCCAGCGAGGGCGTCGACGTGGTCTTTGGCTATCCGGGCGGGGCCATCATGCCCATCTACGACGCCATGCATCAGCGGTCGATCCGCCACGTCCTCGTGCGCCACGAGCAGGGGGCGGCCCACATGGCGGATGGCTACGCCCGTGCCTCGGGCAAGGTCGGTGTGTGCCTGGCCACCTCGGGGCCTGGCGCCACCAACCTGGTCACGGGCATCGCCACCGCGATGTTGGACTCCTCGCCCATCGTCTGCATCACCGGCCAGGTCTCCTCCTCGCTCCTGGGCAGCGATGCCTTCCAGGAGGTCGACATCACCGGCGTCACCCTGCCCATCACCAAGCACAACTACCTGGTGACGCGCGCCGAGGACATCGCCCCCACCCTCCGGGAGGCCTTCTTCATCGCCCGCTCGGGCCGCCCGGGTCCGGTCCTCGTGGACATCACCAAGGACGCGCAGCAGGCCACCACCGACGCGGCCCTGCCCCCCCGTCCCGTGCTGCGCTCCGGCTACCGTCCCGACCTCAGCCCCTCCGAGGCGTCGCTGGAGCGCGCCGCCGAGCTCATCGCCGCCGCCGAGCGGCCCCTCATCTTCTGCGGCCACGGCATCGTCAAGGCCGAGGCCAGCGCGCTGCTGATGGAGCTGGTGGAGAAGACGGGCATTCCGGTGGCGAGCACGCTGCTGGGCCTGGGCGCCTTCCCGGCCCTCCACCCCCTCAGCCTCGGCATGATGGGCATGCACGGAGAGGCCTGGGTCAACAACTCCATTCAGGAGTCCGACCTGATCATCGCGCTCGGGATGCGCTTTGACGACCGGGTGACGGGCAACCTGAAGACGTTCGCGCGCAAGGCGAAGAAGATCCACGCCGAGATTGATCCGTCGGAGGTCAACAAGAACGTCACCGTGGACGTGGCCCTGACGGGAGACCTGCACAAGACGCTCACCGGACTGCTTCCCCGCATCCAACGGCGCACCTGCACCCGGTGGGTCGAGCACATCAACTCGCTCAAGGGAACGGCCTCGGTGCGCGACATCCAGTACATGCCGCACAACGGCCGGCTCCACGCCGCGCACGTCATCCACGACCTGTGGTGGTTGACCCAGGGCAAGGCCACGATGGTCACCGATGTGGGGCAGCACCAGATGTGGGAGGCGCAGTATTACCGCCACGAGCGCCCGCGGCAGCTCATCACCTCGGGCGGCCTGGGCACCATGGGCTTCGCGCTGCCGGCCGCCATCGGCGCCCGGTTCGCCAAGCCAGAGGAAGAGATCTGGCTGGTGGTGGGGGATGGAGGCTTCCAGATGACGGCCTCCGAGCTGTCGACCTGTGCCCAGGAGGGCATCAAGCTCAACGTGGCCATCATCAACAATGGCTACCTCGGCCTGGTGAGGCAGTTGCAGCAGCTCTTCTACGACAACCGCTACAGCGCCACCCCGCTGCACAACCCTGACTTCGTGAAGCTCGCCGAGGCCCATGGGTTGATGGGCCTGCGCGTCAGCAGGCGCGAGGAGATCCCCGACGCGGTGGCCCAGGCCCGGAGCAGCCCCGGCACCACCGTCATCGACTTCCGCGTGGAGCAAGAGGACGTCGTCTACCCCATGGTGCCAGCGGGCGCGGACCTCGACGACATGATCCGGCGCCCCGAGCCTGGCAACGAGGCGCAGGGAACCCGGCAATGGACCAGCGGAGCCGTCTGA
- the ilvN gene encoding acetolactate synthase small subunit, whose product MTPQPPPRTFIVHVEDRPGVLSRVISLFRRRAYNIDSLTVANTENASLSRITLVMAADEREARLLEANLYKLIEVLYVEHATPQGQVSRELALIKVRASEETRPAVLQVCEVFRARAIDVTPTSMVMELTGAPDKIDGLIEMLRPHGIIELARTGTVAMARGPQSPLTALLETPPPGKAA is encoded by the coding sequence ATGACCCCCCAACCGCCCCCCCGCACCTTCATCGTCCACGTCGAGGATCGCCCCGGCGTCCTCAGCCGCGTCATCTCGCTCTTCCGGCGCCGGGCCTACAACATCGACTCACTCACGGTGGCCAACACCGAGAACGCGTCTCTCTCCCGCATCACCCTGGTGATGGCGGCGGATGAGCGCGAAGCCCGGCTGCTGGAGGCCAACCTCTACAAGCTCATCGAGGTGCTCTACGTGGAGCACGCCACCCCCCAGGGCCAGGTGAGCCGCGAGCTGGCGTTGATCAAGGTGCGCGCCAGCGAGGAGACGCGCCCCGCGGTGTTGCAGGTCTGCGAGGTGTTCCGGGCCCGCGCCATCGACGTGACGCCGACCTCGATGGTGATGGAGCTCACCGGCGCCCCCGACAAGATCGACGGCCTCATCGAGATGTTGCGTCCCCACGGCATCATTGAACTGGCGCGCACCGGCACGGTGGCCATGGCGCGGGGCCCGCAATCCCCGCTCACGGCCCTGCTGGAAACGCCTCCCCCCGGAAAAGCCGCCTGA
- a CDS encoding branched-chain amino acid transaminase has product MDCKYIWMNGKLLPGNEVQFPFMTPAMHYGMAVFEGIRCYRTAKGPAIFRLREHIERLHKSALVLGWRELPFSVGQLSEACLETVQANGLEECYLRPLLFLAGGGWNLNIDGGQAHVGIAAWPWNAYLGPDAAERGVRANVSSYTRHHPNVVMTKAKIAGNYPNSFLAKTESVRLGFDEAIMLDAQGLVAECTGANLFIVKGNRLLTPPDAQILEGITRETVMILARDMGLDVSAQPISRDQLYLADEVFVTGTAAEVAALREIDFRAIGQGRTGPITRKLQQAYHAAVRGELPRSAEWLTYLPSK; this is encoded by the coding sequence ATGGACTGCAAATACATCTGGATGAACGGGAAGCTGTTACCTGGAAACGAGGTGCAGTTCCCTTTCATGACCCCCGCGATGCACTACGGCATGGCGGTCTTCGAGGGCATCCGGTGTTACCGCACGGCCAAGGGGCCCGCCATCTTCCGCCTGCGCGAGCACATCGAGCGGCTGCACAAGTCCGCGCTGGTGCTGGGCTGGCGTGAGCTGCCCTTCTCGGTGGGACAGCTCAGCGAAGCCTGCCTGGAGACGGTGCAGGCCAACGGCCTCGAGGAGTGCTACCTGCGTCCACTCCTCTTCCTCGCCGGCGGCGGGTGGAACCTCAACATCGATGGCGGCCAGGCCCACGTGGGCATCGCCGCGTGGCCGTGGAATGCCTACCTCGGCCCGGATGCCGCCGAGCGCGGGGTGAGGGCCAACGTCTCCTCCTATACCCGCCACCACCCCAACGTGGTGATGACCAAGGCGAAGATCGCCGGCAACTACCCCAACTCCTTCCTCGCCAAGACCGAGTCGGTCCGCCTCGGCTTCGACGAGGCGATCATGCTCGATGCCCAGGGCCTGGTGGCCGAGTGCACGGGCGCGAACCTCTTCATCGTCAAGGGCAACCGGCTGCTGACGCCCCCCGATGCCCAGATCCTCGAGGGCATCACCCGGGAGACGGTGATGATCCTCGCCCGGGACATGGGCCTGGACGTCAGCGCCCAACCCATCTCGCGCGACCAGCTCTACCTGGCGGACGAGGTCTTCGTCACCGGCACGGCCGCCGAGGTCGCCGCCCTGAGGGAGATCGACTTCCGCGCCATCGGCCAGGGCCGTACCGGCCCCATCACCCGGAAGCTCCAGCAGGCCTACCACGCCGCCGTCCGGGGCGAGTTGCCCCGCTCCGCCGAATGGCTGACCTACCTCCCCAGCAAGTAG